One Plasmodium vinckei vinckei genome assembly, chromosome: PVVCY_09 genomic region harbors:
- a CDS encoding FeS cluster assembly protein SufD, putative — MHNTSLRKTAEVKRKEAKKNQIKKAELRKSDKLNVQYNPPQNIYSSDRSEDKYCLNKRKSKTQIIHFANGLHERYENLPIANNNYNEIITSKCSTKNKENTEKDLYTNHINKKHHINRDPINFKILTSLYKWINSKKLHINIQLKTPKLSKQSPTYMNIYSNYSLTKPKLLFINHLSTKYKNNGKNKYVKKYLRKYEELYEKYKPELDDQNDTDITSQNNREPMSNYSIDDFLIQNKNKDYKSTLVYDYISNLHNNEYQNVESVNNFIKNNELFDLNEWKKNGKPYLIYKYKYKYKNPINKQIQFYEYEYYIPKLITYEEDISTEPKFVSPDLNSTKCYNNSPINFITTSGFSSRNIDTFGKERNKIYSFNTPTDVKRNIYFNDLIKISSSYNQHFFHNLNFLLNLYTLQILIRDKTAIETDYIIDKFDQLKDKLIQLNNHNSIKHNNNIELPSQKYEERNSHVSESFINPHSKTEQITPQNSDGHYEDINSLQSCASFGDNIKSNGENSSDQDFEKKENMKNELSDNELDKEISRHLTHKKSSFDDKIQIFKNKYNENILEDTDFIKLWKYDKNGEIIESLNQVPVPKIYLNIDSPKYCLWKILQNSGKSAYSEIPTPNRKLEAWRQQVNLKSFYKQNFDTSISLRNISKEELSNFKMKIVEPENQSEKQHSDQSTKINYQEHGKDDHHEDGKDNPNLSNSLNDKKVSPENAESNILQTYKTTSNASTDEKGNIQYGVEGNSPDTESNNEQSKVNKLKENHKKAFYTLVVRDGIIDEILSDDISILKKLDQDLKEKNKSNDGKSDDLNATEHRENEQVGPNGEKRATSKIFVGSFFNIKDPEVEYLINKELYFIPEHTNWYKTNTQPFVRGQIGKQSRKFDNDYPIYDYRKSDFGMAKFSALNLASIKDCAVLYLDKDIDLSDKYFHIIFISTSKSEDENLQNGQSYVIYENAPTDKQSPDMEKKQTHDEAYNEDKDHENSDNLLQNDQTNNSNVSINHQDDKENESNPITDDTQKNNSYKKNEITNSTHNPITNPRLVLYIKENSKINIHESHISLNDNNGGMVNAFSRIYLEQNSKVNHILSQELGKNVWYFHNVSVQNGINANYKFVDVLLGSLSSRVNLQIEGNQGCKQQSYGLSLLEGKQNISQYEMFHHEHPSMQTDQLFKSLVSDTAHAVWRSRGRIERNAIKAKLNTLCRSVLLNLGASAVAIPTLEIIPSDIEEANHGATISDLEQEPIFSLMSRGIDTKIARKIMMKAFVNEILEHIPDENLKNKVYQKIFKFSQKYKDESKKILRMTKS, encoded by the coding sequence ATGCACAATACGAGTCTTAGAAAAACGGCAGAAgtgaaaagaaaagaagCAAAGAAAaaccaaataaaaaaagcaGAACTAAGAAAATCagataaattaaatgtGCAATATAATCCCCCCcaaaacatatattcatCTGATCGATCAGAAGATAAATATTGTcttaataaaagaaaaagcaAGACTCAGATAATTCACTTTGCCAATGGCCTTCATGAAAGATATGAAAACTTACCAAtagcaaataataattataatgaaataattacTTCGAAATGTAGTACAAAGAATAAGGAAAATACTGAGAAAGATCTCTATACAAATCacataaacaaaaaacacCATATTAATAGAGATCcgataaattttaaaattttaacaagtttatataaatggataaattcaaaaaagttacacataaatatacaattaaaaaCTCCTAAATTAAGTAAGCAATCACCTACTTATATGAACATATATAGCAATTATAGCCTTACAAAACCAAaattactttttattaatcacttatcaacaaaatataaaaataatgggaaaaataaatacgtGAAAAAGTATCTTAGAAAATATGAAGAATtgtatgaaaaatataaacctGAATTAGATGACCAGAATGATACCGATATAACATCACAAAATAACCGAGAACCTATGTCGAATTATTCCATTgatgattttttaatacaaaataaaaacaaagatTATAAATCAACATTAGTTTATGATTATATATCAAACTTACATAACAATGAATATCAAAATGTTGAAAGtgtaaacaattttataaaaaataatgaattatttgATCTAAAtgaatggaaaaaaaacggaaaaccatatttaatatataaatataaatacaaatataaaaatccaataaataaacaaattcagttttatgaatatgaatattatattccTAAATTAATAACATATGAAGAAGATATATCTACTGAACCCAAATTCGTATCACCTGATCTTAATTCTACAAAATGTTATAACAATTCAcctataaattttataacaaCTAGTGGTTTTAGTAGTCGTAATATTGATACATTTGGTAAAGaacgaaataaaatatattcatttaataCTCCAACAGAtgttaaaagaaatatttactTTAATGATTTGATCAAAATATCCTCTTCTTACAATCAACACTTTTTTCACaatcttaattttttattaaatttgtacACATTGCAAATACTTATAAGGGACAAAACTGCTATAGAAACAGATTATATAATTGACAAATTTGATCAACTAAAGGATAAACTAATacaattaaataatcaCAATTCCATCAAacacaataataatatcgaATTACCTtcacaaaaatatgaagaaaGAAATTCTCATGTTAGTGAATCATTTATAAATCCTCATTCTAAAACCGAACAAATTACTCCTCAAAATTCTGACGGCCATTATGAGGATATAAACTCTCTACAATCTTGCGCCAGCTTTGGagataatattaaatcGAATGGGGAAAATTCCTCTGATCAagattttgaaaaaaaggaaaatatgaAGAACGAGCTTAGTGACAATGAACTGGATAAAGAAATATCACGCCATCTTACTCATAAAAAAAGCTCGTTTGATGataaaattcaaatttttaaaaataaatataatgaaaatatctTAGAAGATACtgattttattaaattatggaaatatgataaaaatggtgAAATAATTGAATCACTTAATCAAGTCCCTGTACCAAAAATCTATCTAAATATTGATTCCCCCAAATATTGTTTATGgaaaattttacaaaactCTGGAAAAAGTGCATATAGTGAAATTCCAACACCTAACAGAAAATTAGAAGCATGGAGGCAACAagtaaatttaaaatctttttataaacaaaactTTGACACAAGTATAAGCTTaagaaatatttcaaaagaagaattatcaaattttaaaatgaaaatagtaGAGCCAGAAAACCAGAGTGAAAAACAACATTCTGATCAATCtactaaaataaattatcagGAGCATGGAAAAGATGATCATCATGAAGATGGAAAGGATAATCCCAACTTGAGCAATTCTCTTAACGATAAAAAAGTATCCCCAGAGAATGCTGAATCCAACATTTTGcaaacatataaaacaacATCTAATGCGTCAACTGATGAAAAAGGGAATATACAATATGGTGTTGAGGGGAATAGCCCAGATACTGAAAGCAATAATGAGCAATCaaaagtaaataaattGAAAGAAAACCACAAGAAGGCATTTTATACCCTTGTTGTAAGGGATGGAATAATTGACGAAATATTATCCGATGACATAagcattttaaaaaaattagatcAAGAtcttaaagaaaaaaacaaatcgAATGATGGGAAAAGTGACGATTTAAATGCCACAGAACACCGTGAAAATGAGCAAGTTGGCCCAAATGGTGAAAAAAGAGCAACATCAAAAATATTCGTAGgtagtttttttaatataaaagatcCAGAAGTTGaatatttgataaataaagaattgTATTTCATACCAGAACACACAAACTggtataaaacaaatactCAGCCATTTGTTCGAGGTCAAATCGGAAAACAATCGAGAAAATTTGATAATGATTACCCAATTTATGATTATAGAAAAAGTGATTTTGGTATGGCAAAATTTTCTGCATTAAACTTAGCCTCAATTAAAGATTGTGCAGTTCTTTATCTAGATAAAGATATAGATTTGAGcgataaatattttcatattatatttatatccaCTTCAAAAAGTGAAGATGAAAATTTGCAAAACGGTCAATCTTATGTAATCTATGAAAATGCCCCAACGGATAAACAATCACCagatatggaaaaaaaacaaacacACGATGAAGCATACAATGAAGATAAGGATCACGAAAATAGTGATAACCTACTTCAAAATGATCAAACCAACAATTCAAATGTGAGCATAAATCACCAAgatgataaagaaaatgaatcaAATCCTATCACAGATGATACTCAAAAGAACAATTcctacaaaaaaaatgaaataacaAATTCTACACATAATCCAATAACAAACCCGCGATTAGTCctatatattaaagaaaatagcaaaataaatattcacGAATCACATATATcattaaatgataataatggCGGCATGGTTAATGCCTTTTCaagaatatatttagaACAAAATTCGAAAGttaatcatattttatcgCAAGAATTAGGGAAAAATGTATGGTATTTTCATAATGTTTCTGTACAAAATGGAATAAAtgcaaattataaatttgttgATGTATTATTGGGCAGTTTATCATCACGTGTTAATTTACAAATTGAAGGAAACCAGGGATGCAAACAACAAAGTTATGGCTTATCTTTGTTAGAAggtaaacaaaatataagcCAATATGAAATGTTTCATCATGAGCATCCTTCTATGCAAACAGatcaattatttaaatcgcTAGTTTCGGACACAGCACATGCAGTTTGGAGAAGTAGAGGACGAATTGAGAGGAATGCAATCAAAGCTAAGTTAAACACATTATGTAGATCGGTTTTATTAAACCTTGGCGCTAGTGCTGTAGCTATACCAACATTAGAAATTATACCTAGTGACATCGAAGAAGCTAACCATGGAGCAACTATTAGTGATTTAGAGCAGGAACCAATTTTCTCATTAATGTCAAGAGGAATTGATACAAAGATTGCAAGgaaaattatgatgaaAGCTTTTGTAAATGAGATTCTTGAACATATACCTGATGAAAatcttaaaaataaagtttaTCAGAAAATTTTCAAGTTTTCTCAAAAGTACAAAGAcgaatcaaaaaaaatattgcgTATGACTAAGTCATGA